In Mytilus edulis chromosome 13, xbMytEdul2.2, whole genome shotgun sequence, a single window of DNA contains:
- the LOC139500859 gene encoding major royal jelly protein 3-like: protein MFYMFTMMTIHFVLFVVGFCVLIAIAHANRYTQIIDGKTKIMHEWVTLEYDFPSTMKRSLIDQMLLIPENLVIYNMDGIRGRIFTTIGRTSKPGIPATLNTVVKRNAKSFLKPFPSLKLNRAGDCNSIQSAQSVKIDPNTNYIWVLDEGKVNNIRFCRRKLVIYCIRTRKEVFRHIFPDSVLSESSMLFGLTLDRDQGITRYVYVVDSFANKLIVVDAVTNASWLFSHPSMVNEASAGNITVNGETIFSRGGINGISTTSDFKFVYYFCVASYKTWQIPTSILRNPSADSIAFNENVRMIGIRQHHAVSLTSGTRSFYFPALEINDMIKWDRKQDIIIDGSEEVVNLRSLQRLSSSTALNFADGMHVDNGYLYFVTNKLHKVRLGNLDFTGDDGPNFTIGKIFVGEESYLLGTRPKSYKK from the exons ATGTTTTACATGTTTACGATGATGACCATACACTTTGTGCTGTTCGTCGTTGGTTTCTGTGTTTTGATAGCTATTGCACACGCAAACAGATATA cacAGATAATTgatggcaaaacaaaaattatgcaTGAATGGGTGACACTTGAGTATGATTTTCCTTCGACAATGAAAAGATCGTTAATAGACCAGATGTTGCTCATTCCTGAAAACCTCGTAATTTATAATATGGATGGGATAAGAGGACGCATCTTTACAACCATAGGTAGGACATCTAAGCCTGGAATTCCAGCAACTCTGAACACAGTTGTCAAAAGAAACGcaaaatcttttttaaaaccATTTCCTAGCTTGAAACTGAATAGAGCTGGAGATTGCAATAGCATTCAAAGTGCCCAAAGCGTTAAGATAGATCCAAATACGAATTATATATGGGTACTCGACGAAGGAAAAGTGAATAATATAAGATTTTGTCGTAGAAAACTTGTAATTTATTGCATAAGAACGAGAAAAGAAGTGTTTCGGCATATATTTCCAGACTCGGTTTTATCTGAATCATCAATGCTGTTTGGTCTGACTTTGGATAGAGATCAAGGTATAACTAGGTATGTCTATGTTGTCGATTCTTTTGCAAATAAGCTTATTGTTGTTGATGCGGTTACAAACGCATCTTGGTTGTTTTCTCATCCGTCAATGGTAAACGAAGCTAGTGCGGGTAATATAACTGTAAATGGAGAAACGATCTTCAGTAGGGGAGGTATAAATGGTATTTCAACCACATCagatttcaaatttgtttactaTTTCTGTGTTGCTAGTTACAAAACTTGGCAAATACCTACAAGTATTCTTAGAAACCCTTCCGCTGACAGTATCGCATTTAATGAAAATGTTAGAATGATCGGTATTCGTCAACACCATGCTGTTAGTTTGACTTCCGGAACAAGAAGCTTCTATTTTCCTGCTCTAGAAATCAATGATATGATAAAATGGGATCGCAAACAAGACATTATCATAGACGGGAGTGAAGAAGTAGTTAACCTGCGGTCATTACAGAGACTGTCATCATCTACTGCCTTGAATTTCGCAGATGGAATGCACGTAGATAACGGATATCTATATTTTGTTACAAACAAACTCCACAAAGTCCGTTTAGGCAATTTGGATTTTACAGGCGATGATGGGCCTAATTTTACCATAGGAAAAATATTTGTTGGAGAAGAAAGCTACTTGCTAGGTACACGTCCGAAATCAtacaagaaataa